The segment tttaaacttaaaattataacttatgtaTCATACTGATATTCTGTTCCTAcatattgttttaattgtaGTGTCTTGAAGAAATGTATGACATTGACCAATTTAACAtatctattttatcatttattcataaatataacatttcacTTCACTTTGAAGTTATACATCTATCTGcattatgttatatgtatatctaaGTCACTCGTGAAATAGTAAATTAATACaggtaattttatttaatttcttccatGTATCACATTGTAAGTCTTCTTTAGCAgctatatttttagttaataagttaaaaaaatatatcatatgaaCCCAAGGTTTTCTCAGATACAGCTGGGAATACTATATTACATGGAATCAGctgctatttttttccttcctttttctttgacatactaaaggaagaaaattaaggaaattcgaattaaacaaaagaagaatctcaccattattttttggttcttcGTTCTGtttaatgaaattactcacataaattttcaaaataatttatttaatatcaataattaaattgatattaagaattaagtttttaatcttttttgaagtactacatattttagataatttttttttttttctgtttgaatgAATTTTACTATTGGAATCAGAGGcaaagtttttggaaaacatatagaaaaaaatggtacatatattaataaaatttgaactcaAAGAATAGCCTTGGTTACATGAATCTCAGAACCACGTCAACTCATAAGAAAGAAATAGCTCTTTATTAGTCCTCACAAAAAATGATCTCGGATGAGACATACCAATTAAagaactaaatatttctttattattaaagctgAAATCGagtaattgataaatatgtgcacataataaatacataatatgacTTGACTTTTTAAGGCCACctctatcaatattatttaaaaaaaatcatcttctgTATCGGAATCGGATTTTTCAAACTCGATATTTCCAGCAAGGATAAAAATTTCTGACAGCagagatattttttcttcaatatggGACTAGTTGCATATCCACTGAGGCAATAAATGATACCATTGTGGCTTGATGGTAGATTTAGAACCAAAAAACAATCTGACAgaattgaagttaaaaaatttttaacatcATTATCAATttcctcaattttttaattagtttccGACGagaaaattttcttgatttggGATATAGTTGTAATTACCACCCAAAGAAGCAGAGACagacaaaatctttttttcaacttcCAGGAACTGTCGGTAGCTGACATAGTAATTGCCACCTCCAAGTTCCCGATACCACCCAAATCGACGCTGTATAGGATCAGAATTGAATTTTCGAAGTAGAAGAAATTCAGTTTTTCCTACATTCAAAAGGTATTCAGCCAGGCCCAATGATGTTTTATGAGCTACATAAAAGGTTTTTTGGTTTCAATCATTTCAATTGAAAGCAGTAGCCTTGCAATTGATTTCCCATTTCTTAAGCAAAATTTCATTctgcaaaagaaaagaaaacaccTATTTACTCTCTGTCATTTACTGAAATGGGTTTTAAAGAATAATCCTTTTTGGATACATGAAAAGAAGTCGAACAAACATTGACACAATCCCAAACCTTTTTAATATCTTCAAGACTATTGGCGTTTCTCTAAAGGGATGATATTCTTCTTCCTGTTTTGCGTAATATTCCAGGGCATTAATTGTTGATTCGTGGAAACATCTGACGCTCAAATTGACTTGACATTTTTCAATGGGTTGTGTTGTAATAACTTTATGATATAGTTTATGCGCATGTTTTAAGCCCATGCCAGTCTCTATCTCATACCTTTTCTCGACATAATTGAAGTCTCCATGGATGACAAAACCCCTCGTCGTCATCGGATGGACATGATAATACTTTATTGTTaacaaaattattgtaaaagtttttgaaaatgagaaCTGGATGGAAGAGCAGAAATATTTTTGGTTCAGCTGCTGAGCATGGATTCCAGATGAAAGAACATGAATTGTTTTTTCCAAGCTCCTTAAGGTAAAACTTTCTGTTTGCTGAATGAGTGTCCACAATGGCAGTGGTTGTTTCAAATCCAATTTTTGTAACAAGTCTTAAAACTTCCATGAAATAGTTCTTAATAATTGGGGAGCTGATTTTGGTGATAGAGATCATGGCGACTAATCACTTTATCGACCAAGAACACTTTTGATCATGAAGAATAATAATGTTCCAGAAAATGATCCGCTATTTTGACAACCATAAATTTTCCCTCCAACGAATTCTACCCTCTGAGTAGAATAAACTTCATCTATGATAATAGACACGATCTTACCTTTAGGTAGCAAAGTTGTTATTGTTCCTTAGAGGTATTCACTAGTCGAAACGTTAATTCCACCATCAATATTGAAGGCAATAgaaagtttctttaaatattttatagaaggcAAAATTATCACTTCTTACTCAAAGAGTTGATTGCAAAGCGCAGGGCTTGTGTTTTGCCACAAAGAAGCGTCTTTATACCGTACTTAAGTGTAGCTGGAGTTGTTGAATAATGAAGCTTATGTGGTCGTTATACTCCGATCCTTCCTCTTCAGTGGTAGACTCCAATAGTTACTTTGCCATTAATATGTTTGACTGGTGAGATATGCCCGATTTGTTCTTCAGGAAAGCAAGGATATTGCTGACATCAGAGAATCTTTGTATAGTTTCTGAACCTCAAATATGACGTATTTCACTCTTGAAAACGGGCATGGAAAAACATATTAAAGGATAAATCACTTCGAATTTGAAGACCGTAGAGGAGCTCAGGTATCCCACCGACAGTGGAAATCGCAAAAAAATATGCACAATCCTTGTTGAACGTCTCGTGAATATATAAAGCATAACTTATCGAGATCTCTTTTGATTGATCTGAAATTGTGGATTATATTCTCCTCAAAAAAGTCAGACATCCTTTTATCTATCATCTTGCTTTCTTTCTCAGCTctagaaatacaataaaaaatatcatactcatatttaaatgaaattatgagTGGTAAGTAATAAATTCTATGTATGTTTTGAACATCTACCTTGTTTGAAAAGTGTCTAACGAGGTTGATTTCTGTGGAGCTGGTAACTTTGATAAGTATGCCGGTGCCTCAGGGAATATTGTTAGCACTGCAACCAGTTTAAGCCTTGGAAATTTTAaagatgtggatttttttagCTCTTGTAGAGTTGGAGTCCTTTCGCTCCTTACGGAAGCATAACTTGCGGAATTGTCTGCTACAGACACGAGAATGCTTTGAGGGACCAAAATCTACTCTTGGTATAACTCGAAACTTTTTGAATTCCACGTCCGTTGGAAATAGTTGGAGGGAGACGTTGGGTTGGGATCTGAGGTAAAAGATGAGGATCAAGCTGATGCCGGTTTTGACGATTGGGTTAGCCCCAATCATCCCCCCCCCTACTTCTTCCATTCCCATAGTAGAAAGTAAAAcgcaaaaaattatgtttcaagcCAAATGGTACCAAAGCTACCCCTGAGTTTATTATGAGCCCTCCATGAAATGGGGATTTTCTTTCTACTATAGGGAGGCAGAAAAATGCGGACTCTTGAAATTGGCCCAGAACAAAGAAACAGCATTTGTTTCAGTCGGCTTTTGTAACTGGAAAAAGGCGTCACCCAGATTTAATAGCCACCAGGCTTCAAATTATCACAGAGTCGCAATGGTAGCGAATTCTTTAAAACTTGAGGCTGAAATTGATATCAAAATGGACGCCAACCGCCGTTAACAGCAAGAAATAGCTTCAAGAGCTTGCGATTACTTCTACAACAGGTCTGTCATTTATAGGTAACACAGCTGGGTGAGAAAACTTCCAACAGTTGATGAACGTCTTCTTCTATGATGATGAAGGACTTGACAGATATGTCAAGCGGTCAATCAGCTTCACATCTCCACAGGTCCAAGAAGAGAGGATCCAGATGTTTAGTGCAGAAATAGTAAGAACACTTGTGGCACAGATTGCCAAAGATGGACCGTTCGGAGTAATGGTTGATGGAACCTACGACATCACTGGAGTCGAACAAGAAGCTATCTGCTTTCACCACGTTGATGAAAATCTGGATGTGCATGAAGAGTTTGTGGGACTTTATGAGCTGCCGTCCACATCTGGGGAAATGATATCGAAAATGATTTTAGATGTAATCACCCGCCTGTCACTGTTGACTGACAATTTGAGAGCCCAAACTTATGATGGGGCAGCCAACATACTGGGCTTGTACAAAGGATGGCAAGCCAAAGTGAAGGAGTGCCAACCCCTTGCACTTAACTTCCACTATGTAACACACTTAGCTAATCTAATTATGCAGCATGCAGTTTCCGATTACCCCGTAGTTTGAGATGACATCTAAAGGGGCAATGAGCTTGGTGTTCTCTTCAACAGATCCAGGAAGTTTAAGGTGAGTGCATATCTCATGGTACATAAATTCACAATTAATCATATTCAGATTCATGAAGTTATGCTGAGTATAACGTATATacctaatattttatacattattttatcacatattatatgaaatattaataatttttacgataaaacaaaataaaatactacattGTTCGTCTGAACCTTTATAGGGAATCTTCCAGGACATTTCACAAGATCACCTCTCCGATGATCCGTAATTCTTTCCGTTAAAGACAACTACGAGCGCGTTCTGGAAAGCCTAAGGCAAATGACGTCATCAGGCACCTCAGAATCAGCAGTGAAGGCGATTGGACTTCTTGATTTCCTTTAGAAAGGAGTGGCGTACCTGAGCCTAGAGATGGTGACCAATCCTATCGTTGCCCTTAACAGCTCAATAGGTCCAGTCAATCCCGCTCCGCTGTCGTTTCAGGTACTCTATTTTAAAAAGACTCTTAAATTTTGTAACTTAGTCTTGAAAactaaatattgtaaatgtatACTCTTGGTTCGATCAAACTATGCATATCAGCATGCATATTTCATTGtgtgttaacaaaaaaaaattatatgccaTGTAATGTTCTTTTGACACACACAAGCATACTGGAAGCAGTCAAAGTAACAAGGAGTCAGATAATGGCATGGAGAACAGATGAGGAATTTCAAAATCTGTTCGAGAAAGCAGTGTCAAAAGCTGATGAGTTGGAACTGGATCCACTAAGTGTTCAAAGGAAAAGGAATCCACCCAGACACCTCATAAGACCCACCTTGCCATTCCTCCCAAACAGCCCGGAACAACACCTCAGACAGCAATACTTGGTATTTATTGACCCATTATTGTACAAAGGGACGATAGGTACGACTCGTCACAGTACAACCTTCCCGCCTACAAGTTTCTTGAAGATATGTTGATCTCAGGCAGAGTACTAGACGAGAAGGCCATCAAACACGTGCTAGCGTTACAACTGTCTATGTACCGACAAATAAGGAGGCAAAAAGTTTGCAGGAGGCGACAGAGGCGTATAAAGCCATGACACTAGAAGTACGCAACCTCTTCCCCCCAAGTAGCTAACCTCATGAAGTTGCTTCTCGTGTGTCCAGTAACCTCAAGCgaaatgcatttatatatttctatacacATTATTTTCTCAAgtcagtttttattaaaatatatgtgtggTTTGGCCGACTCGTGTTATGAGcatttatacattttgtatgCAAAATGCATCAGTGCAATCTAAAACAGAATAGAAAATGAACGTGATACAACAGTATACATAATAATTCGTTACAGAGAGTACCATACTACTATCTATATAACAAGTATTATTcaaacaaacatatatgtataatcattaATGTTCTACTTAATGCTCCCAATATATGACTATTATTACACTAATAGTGATATCAGGACTAACTGTTATACATTAGTTTGTTGTTAAGCTTGCAACAGctaaatctttcttttattattaactatttatacaGCCCAATCATCCCCCAAGGTGTACAAAGCTGTCTACGCCACTGGCCAGAGCAAGGCCGAGTACCCCCGTGTGAGTatcttctaaaagaaaattacatataGCGGCTACTTTTCTacctttatttaacatttatgggatataaattattaaaaaaagatatatatttaattaaaaataataaattagctaatttttctttataatttattattctgaaaaatgttttcttttttgtttttgttcggACATTTTCCTGTTTAAGTGAACTTACtgaacataaacaaaaaaaccggAATATcggaatttttaaaatgattttaacgCAACCTCTCTAGTAAAATATAACGGAGATGGAGAGACTTTTGTTTCCTCGCCCTGTAGGTATATCCCATAAAGagatacattcataaatatataattaataaaataattatattttatcaatgatatgaataataaaatatgttaggatttagataattaaatattgatagttTGGTATTTGAAAGACTAGGGCTCAGTATTACAATTTAATCCCTCTAGTATCGTATATTTACAAGTACTATAAAGATGTATCAATTTGAAAACAATGATGAAAAACAGAATAATTCCTCCAAGACAACAAAGATCGTTTACaatgtttttatagtaattttagtCATTCTACTCCTTATTGAATCTGTAATTGTCGTAAAGCGCTATACTTTACGTCAGACATACATGTCGCAAGAATTACTAATGCAATATGAAACAGATCTTCCTGCTATCACGGTTTGTAATTCTTTGGGTTACAAGAAGGATGTTCTCATAGAACATGGAATTCCGACTACTTCAAAGTAAATCATCAATACTATTCAAATCATAACTATCATTCATATTATATGTCATTAGGTATAACAACAAATATAATCTCAAGTGGACAAGTAATCAAACTGGAGTCACCCCTCAAGAGCTATTTGAACTTGTAACTTTTAAGGTAAGTACATAATATGtcaacatttttgtaatgaaaaactacttataaaaattaaaaaaaggaaaaacggtttttTCGAGtattttgctcattatttaataggtcgtcgtaGTGTTAACTTCACCCTCTGGTAGTAAGTATTATCTCCTATATTTGGtgcaaataaaatgaatatatatgaatataaatataactataatattttccttccaCTAATGATATTATCAttgttgaaggttctcctctttatagccgtaattcattttctcccccccccctcaaatcATATGATGAGAACTGATAATAACAAGGGGtttaattcagtagtactataatctcgctcctgccttctcctcgtactctttttttttccttacaaaaatgtcaactctagttATCTGTtatctgataaaaaatattcaatcaataGGTAGAGGATTTGATCCAAAAAGTAACGTTAAAGTTATTTAAGTCATCGAGAAATGGAGAGAATATTGTTAACATGGATTTATATGGAGAAAGTGTTATGGAGCAACGGCATCgtaaatttggaaaatgttttaCTATTCATCCAAAAGGAGAATATAAAGAAATTGGCATCAGtcatataaaatttgtcttGTAGGTTACTtagtcataataattaattaagccTACTGTTATTAATTGGTAAAAaactgttgatattttttttagtaaaaaggatGTCAAAATTTATTACCACAAAAAAGGAACTTTCTTGGATCTCAGTGGAAGAATGGGATATTTCGTCAACTTGGGTAAAAATTTGAGTACCAATGTATTTTATGATGAAGTTTCTATACAAGAAAAGTCACGCTATTGGAGTTTATTTGATTCAAGTATGTTCATTTGCTCCAACTATGGCTAtgataaatgtatgtatgaggCTTTATGGAAATTAATGGAAGATGAAGCTGGTTGCTCGGTTCCTTGGATTTTTCCAAACgataatatttgttcaaatgatGCCAATAAAATCAATACTACTTTTTGGATAGCCTGGAATCGAGTGACGAATCAGGTAGCtctataaatcataataattgaaCCTTTTCATGGGGcatcagcattgttgatgtttgCAATCTTAGTcctaaaaaatcacattttatcGAATAAAGttcatgttttaattataacttaaaataaaagttaagttTTATGTAAAGTTAAGTAATTATGATGTCGAAATGGAAAAGACAAATTAAAGATATAAACCTTCACCTTCTATCAAAAACACATCTATCTAACGTTTAGCTTTATtattaacatgttgattttcggtatatgtttttttttaaattcccaaaatcctgtagatgaaaataataatatcatccgctatgttaaaaaaagaaactgaaaattaactttGAAAAGTGTTTTGGAGGTGAACAGCTTAGGtatcatgacttttcattaaattagatgtGTACAGCTAAGAGATAAAGTAAATAAACGCAAATCCTACTTCGTATCGAGCAAtgcaatatacaaaaattactttgatgtcgatcctcaattcttatAAGAGTTCAAGAAGGACTTTAACTTATAACTCCTTAGCGTACTCAGTATTCTTGAGCAAAGAAATGCGgggttacactttatagtttatgcTTATAGTTTGTTATATCGTCAAGAAAGAAAGAGGCTGTTTCTTTTctaattggattttttgtttttcatatctgttatcgttattatttaattcttgaagacagaacatctgaTTATAAGGTGATATCTAGTGCGTGTACTCATAAATATTATGCAATGCGTAACTTCAATGAAAGcactttattcatatagaacgtttttactgacgtcataaattacatcttaATTTAAGGAAATGTCATCTTGGGGagtcaaagttgatatttttactacataaaacttataaatcttgattaaactacATCAAATGCCTTTACgaataaaaaagactataagtataaaatactacttgatgacAAAGACtaacattgatatttgaattatatcaaagtaatatgtactgaaaatcatATGATTcgatagatttgaaaaaaaaaaatatatactatagatTTGGGACGTGAAAAGTAagataatttgagaaaaatatagtattccttctattttatatctacaatatgaaaataagattgtattacgATTTAAAACTAGAGATgtccaaataatgcataaaaatagaACTAAAAATGGAACTAAATATGCgataaaaatgcagaaaaaaaatcgaaatgcaaataaataagcagaaaaacgccaaaaatgcaaataaatccagtattttgatcttaaatatttctatcaatttttttttattattccaccAAGACATTATTCCACTCAATAATAATGTGATCTCTCAATTGGTCCTCCGTTAGCCTGTTCCTCTTATTAGTGGGAAGGTCCTTGAAAATACTTAGAGCTCTTTCACAGTCCACGGATGATATGGGAGCGCAGTTGAAGCTCGCGATGATGTTGGGATCATGTTGGGAGTCTCTTTCACACTATACACATTCTCCCAGAGAGCACTAAACCAATTTTACTCTTATTCACAAATACTGGGTTCTTATTAAGAATCTCTTCCAGCTTGTGGGCAACTAAGGGATGTTCAGGCTCTCATGAAACGTTTTAGTGATAGACAAGATGCAATCTTTCCTAGAGCTGAGTGATGCTCGCTTTTAAAGACTTGAGTTTGACTTTATGAAGGCGAGGTCATAGGCAAGAGAGGCTGCTCAAAAAGCTTCTTGGGCTCATAGATGGGCCTACTCTTGTCGTCaggtattttttggaaaagttccTTAACGGTGAAGAAGTTTTCGTAGTAGTAGAAGCCTACCTCATATTTTGGTGCCACCGAGCTCCTTAATGAGGACTAAGGGTTCCACAATTTTTCCCATAGTCAAATAAGGTGTACtctaatacttaatatttattaaaatacggTAAAAAAGCCTGTTTAGATTGCTAACTAGAAAAAGCTGCTCCCAATTTCTAGAAcataccactataccactgtaataaaattcatatcCACGCTCAGTGCAGAAGCAAGGGTCATTTTTTGAAGTCGTAAGTCAttactatagttgataatattgtagagaaaaacgcgtgcgaggagacaggggggtgaaagacacatggtatcattgtttaaaatactcatgtgataatcacatcagtatttatcagttgcctgctttattatgatttttgagggtgtaatgaaagtatttattagcaaaatgtttatgaagatataatacatatcttagacgatttttatccgttacagtagatttggaaacgtcacactccatgaaatagtaatttattgtgaaccatattctcagaaaaataactaaaaaaacgacaaaataagagtatttcggaatatatttgaagttccaaatttaaaatagaaggcttaaattaaatataatctacatactaaaaaataaaccatcatacatttaagttaaatatacaaaattaaacaattagaatcatataactaataataacaatgaattataaatacagaatattgaaataatagattgatccaaataatatcttcttgttctaacatcggaattcagttcaatatgtcataacttgaggttgcaaatacaagccagacgtggagtttaatcaaaaagatcatcaccttttttccttatgtgcaagttgcttatacaattgtgcacaggatagatatatttctaccgatgagattttaataattattaataataaagtaaatcataaaataatgttagatttaaatccatatcttcttccaatcttagtaagaacagcttttagaatcccactttaatttatttcatatttatctaaaaaaagaaaagttaatccttgcagtcaaatttaactgataagacaattcaggcaaccattcttgacttattgtagtttcctaacatgacatcgtaaagatttagagcaaaagctaattatgtagtaatgtccggcgatattactccttactAAAGTGAATAAAGTCCCTGATATTGGGTCTCCCTGCAGTATTCCTCTGCGAA is part of the Lepeophtheirus salmonis chromosome 14, UVic_Lsal_1.4, whole genome shotgun sequence genome and harbors:
- the LOC121128826 gene encoding zinc finger MYM-type protein 1-like, with protein sequence MNVFFYDDEGLDRYVKRSISFTSPQVQEERIQMFSAEIVRTLVAQIAKDGPFGVMVDGTYDITGVEQEAICFHHVDENLDVHEEFVGLYELPSTSGEMISKMILDVITRLSLLTDNLRAQTYDGAANILGLYKGWQAKVKECQPLALNFHYVTHLANLIMQHAVSDYPVV
- the LOC121129057 gene encoding uncharacterized protein; this translates as MYQFENNDEKQNNSSKTTKIVYNVFIVILVILLLIESVIVVKRYTLRQTYMSQELLMQYETDLPAITVCNSLGYKKDVLIEHGIPTTSKYNNKYNLKWTSNQTGVTPQELFELVTFKVEDLIQKVTLKLFKSSRNGENIVNMDLYGESVMEQRHRKFGKCFTIHPKGEYKEIGISHIKFVFKKDVKIYYHKKGTFLDLSGRMGYFVNLGKNLSTNVFYDEVSIQEKSRYWSLFDSSMFICSNYGYDKCMYEALWKLMEDEAGCSVPWIFPNDNICSNDANKINTTFWIAWNRVTNQEKDCDSPCNFQMVNVASITSQKISFKNISMYTVYLPSRVQVNTEHYLYLFLDAAAEIGGYVGILLGVSFYDLALKIKKSAIARLQAYKTTDEVMAFEKY